In a genomic window of Aquila chrysaetos chrysaetos chromosome Z, bAquChr1.4, whole genome shotgun sequence:
- the CEMIP2 gene encoding cell surface hyaluronidase isoform X2 produces MSQAIGLHLSENCPDQNPRLKNWSPGKDPEKRVFIKKGDLFRLNSDATVHSIVIQDGGLLVFGDDKEGSKNITLRTRFILIKDGGMLHVGAEKCRYKSKATIILYGKSNEGADMPEFGKKFIGVGPEGTLELHGHQKLSWTLLSKTMYFSGLAYGHYTFKKNFSRGLNVRVIDQDTAEILEVLKFDTHEFSEESLKLQNLLKNGSPGRIVAIAVGDSAAKNLLEETRVTIQNLLGSKFVRGLSYRQAWAFVGVIGGGNCSCNESVRNYENHSTGGKALAQKEFFTLDGQKFVVRAYSEWNDGVPISGFQVEAVGGVILNLLDDVSSWEPGDRIVVASTDYSMYQTEEFTLLPCPECTKHQVKVRENPQFPHVGEVIDGVDMRAEVGVLTRNILIKGETENTCYREKECQFFNYDTFGGHIKILKNFTSVHLSYVELKQMGQQQIGSYPVHFHLCGDVDEKGGYSFKTYLEGLSIHHCFSRCVTVHATNGLLIKDTIGYDTLGHCFFTEDGIEQRNTLFHNLGLVTKPGTLLPTDRNSSMCIGIRDKVYGSYVPVPATDCMAVSTFWISHPNNHLINNAAAGSQDAGIWYLFHRVATGDSHSLAIETKSELTPLGIFYNNRVHSNFKAGLFIDKGVKTTNASVDDPREYLCLDNNARFRPHQDADPEKARVAALIDRLISFKNNDHGAWVRGGDILIQNSGFADNGIGLTFASDGSFPNDEGASQEVSESLFIGESKNYGFPGGQNKYAGTGGIDSKARTLPRNRTFPIRGFQIYDGPIHLTKCTFKNFVPTPDRFTSAVGFLMKNPWQMTPKNNISLVKFGPNVSLKAFFGKPGPWFDEGDLDGDKNSIFHDLDGSVTDYKDTYVGRMDNYLIQHPKCINVTEWSGVVCSGTYAQVYVQTWNGQNLSMTIVRDEYPANAMVLRGINQRAVFQQYQPVVMLQKGYTIHWNGKAPNVTYLYLINFNKNDWIRVGLCYQPNTDFAIVLETFQRRSSALSSKVERYVPVSSMMELEKNRSDKKFYFDNSTGLLFLFLQAKYNRDGHSYCSSQGCERIKIVTKDSAKGISNCMAKAYPKYYQGPTVIKQMPVKTTVPCTKCGTTQMVFTSDPHKNYLLVQINSTGEKELSRGQQAFISVNGTTFSFKDNGILIVVVDACIGTVSGSRSFSGVDIKHVDGYLTSGIPQRSIVLLSTRGDVAIPNNLSEALMSLGTAKPPYLQSNGSLAFLGFRGNFKPSWIKLFTGPAGHGLVQIEKYIPLQLEEYGCARAIKSRRKDLELLKKATQSH; encoded by the exons ATGAGTCAGGCAATAGGCTTGCATTTATCTG AGAATTGTCCCGATCAGAATCCTCGTCTTAAAAACTGGAGCCCTGGAAAAGATCCTGAAAAGAGAGTTTTTATCAAAAAAGGGGATTTGTTTCGTCTGAACTCAGACGCTACAGTACACTCTATAGTTATACAGGATGGAG ggtTACTTGTTTTTGGTGATGATAAAGAAGGTTCTAAAAATATTACCTTGAGAACTCGATTTATCCTGATAAAGGATGGTGGAATGCTTCATGTTGGAGCAGAGAAATGCCGCTATAAATCCAAAGCAACTATTATTTTGTATGGAAAGTCAAACGAAGGTGCTGATATGCCAGAATTTGGCAAAAAATTTATTGGCGTGGGCCCTGAAGGAACGCTGGAGTTGCATGGGCACCAGAAGTTATCATGGACTCTTCTGTCAAAGACTATGTATTTCTCAGGGCTGGCCTATGGTcattatacatttaaaaagaatttttcccGAGGACTAAATGTGAGAGTGATCGATCAGGACACAGCAGAGATTTTGGAAGTGCTGAAGTTTGATACACatgaattttcagaagaaagcttGAAGCTCCAGAACTTACTGAAAAATGGAAGTCCTGGTCGCATTGTTGCTATTGCTGTAGGAGATTCAGCTGCTAAAAATCTACTGGAGGAAACCAGAGTGACTATTCAAAATCTTCTGGGAAGTAAGTTTGTCAGAGGATTGAGTTACag gcAAGCCTGGGCTTTCGTTGGTGTCATAGGTGGTGGAAATTGTTCCTGTAACGAATCAGTGAGAAACTATGAAAATCACAGCACTGGTGGGAAAGCTCTTGCTCAGAAAGAGTTTTTCACATTGGATGGTCAGAAGTTTGTTGTGAGAGCTTACAGTGAATGGAATGATG gTGTCCCAATTTCAGGCTTCCAGGTAGAAGCAGTAGGTGGAGTCATACTGAATCTTCTGGACGATGTTAGTAGTTGGGAGCCTGGAGACCGGATTGTGGTCGCAAGCACAGACTATTCAATGTATCAGACAGAGGAATTCACCCTACTTCCCTGCCCAGAGTGTACCAAGCATCAGGTCAAAGTCAGAG AAAATCCTCAGTTTCCTCATGTAGGAGAAGTTATTGATGGAGTGGACATGAGGGCAGAAGTTGGAGTTCTTACGAGGAACATCTTAATCAAGGGGGAGACAGAAAATACCTGCTATCGTGAAAAGGAGTGTCAGTTCTTCAATTATGATACATTTGGTGGACATATCAAg attttgaagaattttacaTCTGTTCATCTCTCCTATGTGGAATTGAAGCAAATGGGCCAGCAGCAGATTGGAAGTTACCCTGTTCACTTTCACCTTTGTGGGGATGTGGATGAAAAAGGAGGTTATAGTTTTAAGACTTACCTGGAAGGGCTTTCCATTCATCACTGTTTTTCCAGATGTGTGACTGTTCATGCAACTAATGGCTTGCTG ATAAAGGACACCATTGGCTATGACACACTAGGTCACTGTTTCTTCACAGAAGATGGCATCGAGCAGAGGAATACTTTGTTCCACAACCTTGGGCTAGTTACGAAACCAGGCACTCTTCTTCCTACAGATAGAAACAGCAGCATGTGTATTGGTATTAGGGATAAAGTGTATGGAAGTTATGTCCCAGTGCCAGCAACAGACTGCAT GGCAGTTTCGACATTCTGGATTTCTCATCCCAACAATCATCTTATAAATAATGCAGCAGCAGGTTCACAG GATGCTGGAATATGGTATTTGTTCCACAGGGTTGCTACAGGAGATTCTCATAGTTTAGCCATTGAAACCAAGTCAGAGCTTACACCCCTAGGAATCTTCTATAATAACAGGGTTCATTCTAATTTTAAG GCTGGTTTGTTCATTGATAAGGGTGTTAAAACAACTAATGCTAGCGTTGATGATCCCAGAGAATATCTTTGTTTGGACAACAATGCAAG GTTTCGACCTCATCAAGATGCAGACCCTGAAAAGGCCCGAGTTGCTGCCCTGATTGACAGATTaatctctttcaaaaacaaTGATCATGGGGCCTGGGTCAGGGGAGGGGATATCCTCATTCAAAACTCTGG GTTTGCAGACAATGGAATAGGTTTGACATTTGCTAG TGATGGGAGCTTCCCAAATGATGAAGGTGCCAGCCAGGAAGTATCTGAGTCGCTGTTCATAGGTGAGAGCAAGAATTATGGGTTTCCAGGTGGCCAAAATAAATATGCGGGAACTGGAGGAATAGACAGCAAGGCGCGTACTCTGCCTAGAAATCG GACATTTCCAATCAGAGGCTTTCAAATTTATGATGGACCAATTCACCTTACCAAGTGCACCTTCAAAAACTTTGTGCCAACTCCAGACAGATTTACCAGTGCAGTTGGATTCTTGATGAAAAATCCATGGCAGATGACACCAAAAAACAACATTTCTCTTGTGAAGTTTGGTCCAAAT GTTTCTTTGAAGGCCTTCTTTGGAAAACCTGGTCCCTGGTTTGATGAAGGGGATCTGGATGGTGACAAGAACTCAATATTCCATGATCTGGATGGTTCAGTAACTGACTACAAGGATACCTACGTGGGCAGAATGGATAATTACTTGATTCAACACCCCAAATGCATTAATGTTACAGAATGGAGTGGAGTGGTTTGCAGTGGGACCTATGCGCAG GTTTATGTCCAAACCTGGAATGGACAGAATCTTTCCATGACTATTGTACGAGATGAGTACCCAGCCAATGCCATGGTTCTTCGAGGTATTAATCAGAGAGCTGTCTTTCAACAATACCAGCCGGTAGTGATGCTCCAAAAGGGCTACACAATACATTGGAATGGAAAAGCTCCAAATGTCACCTACCTTTATCTCATTAACTTCAACAA gaatgacTGGATTCGTGTTGGTCTTTGTTATCAACCGAATACAGATTTTGCTATAGTACTGGAAACCTTTCAAAGGCGGTCATCTGCTCTGTCCAGCAAGGTAGAGCGCTACGTGCCTGTATCTTCAATGATGGAGCTCGAAAAGAATCGATCAGACAAGAAGTTCTACTTCGACAACAGTACCGG attactgtttttatttcttcaagcCAAATATAATAGGGATGGTCACAGTTACTGCTCATCTCAGGGATGTGAAAGGATCAAGATTGTGACCAAAGATTCAGCAAAAGGCATCAGTAACTGCATGGCAAAAGCTTACCCAAAGTACTACCAAGGACCAACCGTCATAAAGCAGATGCCAGTAAAAACTACTGTACCATGTACAAAATGCGGCACAActcag ATGGTATTCACCAGCGATCCTCACAAAAACTACCTCCTTGTGCAGATTAATTCAACTGGTGAAAAAGAGTTAAGCAGAGGTCagcaagcatttatttct GTCAATGGCACTACGTTTTCCTTCAAGGATAATGGTATACTTATTGTTGTAGTTGATGCCTGCATCGGCACAGTGTCGGGAAGCAGATCATTTTCTGGAGTAGACATTAAGCATGTAGATGGGTATTTAACATCTGGAATTCCACAAAG GTCTATTGTTCTACTGAGCACAAGAGGTGATGTAGCAATTCCTAATAATTTATCAGAAGCCTTAATGTCCCTGGGGACAGCCAAACCACCTTATCTTCAGAGCAACG GAAGCCTGGCCTTTCTGGGCTTCAGAGGAAACTTTAAGCCATCCTGGATTAAGCTGTTTACTGGTCCTGCTGGGCATGGGCTTGTTCAGATAGAAAAGTATATCCCTTTACAACTGGAAGAGTATGGCTGTGCCAGAGCAATCAAAAGCCGACGGAAAGACCTCGAGCTTCTGAAGAAGGCTACACAATCTCATTAA
- the CEMIP2 gene encoding cell surface hyaluronidase isoform X1 — translation MQDTDARGSSPAFLRPQNGSSHRSSGYIPGRIAPLRPPPPSQSHAAAEFTSARQEARTRLPSLPVDQHRRQAEANRHKNTLICFAISSLSLFVALGIFLGIASKYAPDENCPDQNPRLKNWSPGKDPEKRVFIKKGDLFRLNSDATVHSIVIQDGGLLVFGDDKEGSKNITLRTRFILIKDGGMLHVGAEKCRYKSKATIILYGKSNEGADMPEFGKKFIGVGPEGTLELHGHQKLSWTLLSKTMYFSGLAYGHYTFKKNFSRGLNVRVIDQDTAEILEVLKFDTHEFSEESLKLQNLLKNGSPGRIVAIAVGDSAAKNLLEETRVTIQNLLGSKFVRGLSYRQAWAFVGVIGGGNCSCNESVRNYENHSTGGKALAQKEFFTLDGQKFVVRAYSEWNDGVPISGFQVEAVGGVILNLLDDVSSWEPGDRIVVASTDYSMYQTEEFTLLPCPECTKHQVKVRENPQFPHVGEVIDGVDMRAEVGVLTRNILIKGETENTCYREKECQFFNYDTFGGHIKILKNFTSVHLSYVELKQMGQQQIGSYPVHFHLCGDVDEKGGYSFKTYLEGLSIHHCFSRCVTVHATNGLLIKDTIGYDTLGHCFFTEDGIEQRNTLFHNLGLVTKPGTLLPTDRNSSMCIGIRDKVYGSYVPVPATDCMAVSTFWISHPNNHLINNAAAGSQDAGIWYLFHRVATGDSHSLAIETKSELTPLGIFYNNRVHSNFKAGLFIDKGVKTTNASVDDPREYLCLDNNARFRPHQDADPEKARVAALIDRLISFKNNDHGAWVRGGDILIQNSGFADNGIGLTFASDGSFPNDEGASQEVSESLFIGESKNYGFPGGQNKYAGTGGIDSKARTLPRNRTFPIRGFQIYDGPIHLTKCTFKNFVPTPDRFTSAVGFLMKNPWQMTPKNNISLVKFGPNVSLKAFFGKPGPWFDEGDLDGDKNSIFHDLDGSVTDYKDTYVGRMDNYLIQHPKCINVTEWSGVVCSGTYAQVYVQTWNGQNLSMTIVRDEYPANAMVLRGINQRAVFQQYQPVVMLQKGYTIHWNGKAPNVTYLYLINFNKNDWIRVGLCYQPNTDFAIVLETFQRRSSALSSKVERYVPVSSMMELEKNRSDKKFYFDNSTGLLFLFLQAKYNRDGHSYCSSQGCERIKIVTKDSAKGISNCMAKAYPKYYQGPTVIKQMPVKTTVPCTKCGTTQMVFTSDPHKNYLLVQINSTGEKELSRGQQAFISVNGTTFSFKDNGILIVVVDACIGTVSGSRSFSGVDIKHVDGYLTSGIPQRSIVLLSTRGDVAIPNNLSEALMSLGTAKPPYLQSNGSLAFLGFRGNFKPSWIKLFTGPAGHGLVQIEKYIPLQLEEYGCARAIKSRRKDLELLKKATQSH, via the exons AGAATTGTCCCGATCAGAATCCTCGTCTTAAAAACTGGAGCCCTGGAAAAGATCCTGAAAAGAGAGTTTTTATCAAAAAAGGGGATTTGTTTCGTCTGAACTCAGACGCTACAGTACACTCTATAGTTATACAGGATGGAG ggtTACTTGTTTTTGGTGATGATAAAGAAGGTTCTAAAAATATTACCTTGAGAACTCGATTTATCCTGATAAAGGATGGTGGAATGCTTCATGTTGGAGCAGAGAAATGCCGCTATAAATCCAAAGCAACTATTATTTTGTATGGAAAGTCAAACGAAGGTGCTGATATGCCAGAATTTGGCAAAAAATTTATTGGCGTGGGCCCTGAAGGAACGCTGGAGTTGCATGGGCACCAGAAGTTATCATGGACTCTTCTGTCAAAGACTATGTATTTCTCAGGGCTGGCCTATGGTcattatacatttaaaaagaatttttcccGAGGACTAAATGTGAGAGTGATCGATCAGGACACAGCAGAGATTTTGGAAGTGCTGAAGTTTGATACACatgaattttcagaagaaagcttGAAGCTCCAGAACTTACTGAAAAATGGAAGTCCTGGTCGCATTGTTGCTATTGCTGTAGGAGATTCAGCTGCTAAAAATCTACTGGAGGAAACCAGAGTGACTATTCAAAATCTTCTGGGAAGTAAGTTTGTCAGAGGATTGAGTTACag gcAAGCCTGGGCTTTCGTTGGTGTCATAGGTGGTGGAAATTGTTCCTGTAACGAATCAGTGAGAAACTATGAAAATCACAGCACTGGTGGGAAAGCTCTTGCTCAGAAAGAGTTTTTCACATTGGATGGTCAGAAGTTTGTTGTGAGAGCTTACAGTGAATGGAATGATG gTGTCCCAATTTCAGGCTTCCAGGTAGAAGCAGTAGGTGGAGTCATACTGAATCTTCTGGACGATGTTAGTAGTTGGGAGCCTGGAGACCGGATTGTGGTCGCAAGCACAGACTATTCAATGTATCAGACAGAGGAATTCACCCTACTTCCCTGCCCAGAGTGTACCAAGCATCAGGTCAAAGTCAGAG AAAATCCTCAGTTTCCTCATGTAGGAGAAGTTATTGATGGAGTGGACATGAGGGCAGAAGTTGGAGTTCTTACGAGGAACATCTTAATCAAGGGGGAGACAGAAAATACCTGCTATCGTGAAAAGGAGTGTCAGTTCTTCAATTATGATACATTTGGTGGACATATCAAg attttgaagaattttacaTCTGTTCATCTCTCCTATGTGGAATTGAAGCAAATGGGCCAGCAGCAGATTGGAAGTTACCCTGTTCACTTTCACCTTTGTGGGGATGTGGATGAAAAAGGAGGTTATAGTTTTAAGACTTACCTGGAAGGGCTTTCCATTCATCACTGTTTTTCCAGATGTGTGACTGTTCATGCAACTAATGGCTTGCTG ATAAAGGACACCATTGGCTATGACACACTAGGTCACTGTTTCTTCACAGAAGATGGCATCGAGCAGAGGAATACTTTGTTCCACAACCTTGGGCTAGTTACGAAACCAGGCACTCTTCTTCCTACAGATAGAAACAGCAGCATGTGTATTGGTATTAGGGATAAAGTGTATGGAAGTTATGTCCCAGTGCCAGCAACAGACTGCAT GGCAGTTTCGACATTCTGGATTTCTCATCCCAACAATCATCTTATAAATAATGCAGCAGCAGGTTCACAG GATGCTGGAATATGGTATTTGTTCCACAGGGTTGCTACAGGAGATTCTCATAGTTTAGCCATTGAAACCAAGTCAGAGCTTACACCCCTAGGAATCTTCTATAATAACAGGGTTCATTCTAATTTTAAG GCTGGTTTGTTCATTGATAAGGGTGTTAAAACAACTAATGCTAGCGTTGATGATCCCAGAGAATATCTTTGTTTGGACAACAATGCAAG GTTTCGACCTCATCAAGATGCAGACCCTGAAAAGGCCCGAGTTGCTGCCCTGATTGACAGATTaatctctttcaaaaacaaTGATCATGGGGCCTGGGTCAGGGGAGGGGATATCCTCATTCAAAACTCTGG GTTTGCAGACAATGGAATAGGTTTGACATTTGCTAG TGATGGGAGCTTCCCAAATGATGAAGGTGCCAGCCAGGAAGTATCTGAGTCGCTGTTCATAGGTGAGAGCAAGAATTATGGGTTTCCAGGTGGCCAAAATAAATATGCGGGAACTGGAGGAATAGACAGCAAGGCGCGTACTCTGCCTAGAAATCG GACATTTCCAATCAGAGGCTTTCAAATTTATGATGGACCAATTCACCTTACCAAGTGCACCTTCAAAAACTTTGTGCCAACTCCAGACAGATTTACCAGTGCAGTTGGATTCTTGATGAAAAATCCATGGCAGATGACACCAAAAAACAACATTTCTCTTGTGAAGTTTGGTCCAAAT GTTTCTTTGAAGGCCTTCTTTGGAAAACCTGGTCCCTGGTTTGATGAAGGGGATCTGGATGGTGACAAGAACTCAATATTCCATGATCTGGATGGTTCAGTAACTGACTACAAGGATACCTACGTGGGCAGAATGGATAATTACTTGATTCAACACCCCAAATGCATTAATGTTACAGAATGGAGTGGAGTGGTTTGCAGTGGGACCTATGCGCAG GTTTATGTCCAAACCTGGAATGGACAGAATCTTTCCATGACTATTGTACGAGATGAGTACCCAGCCAATGCCATGGTTCTTCGAGGTATTAATCAGAGAGCTGTCTTTCAACAATACCAGCCGGTAGTGATGCTCCAAAAGGGCTACACAATACATTGGAATGGAAAAGCTCCAAATGTCACCTACCTTTATCTCATTAACTTCAACAA gaatgacTGGATTCGTGTTGGTCTTTGTTATCAACCGAATACAGATTTTGCTATAGTACTGGAAACCTTTCAAAGGCGGTCATCTGCTCTGTCCAGCAAGGTAGAGCGCTACGTGCCTGTATCTTCAATGATGGAGCTCGAAAAGAATCGATCAGACAAGAAGTTCTACTTCGACAACAGTACCGG attactgtttttatttcttcaagcCAAATATAATAGGGATGGTCACAGTTACTGCTCATCTCAGGGATGTGAAAGGATCAAGATTGTGACCAAAGATTCAGCAAAAGGCATCAGTAACTGCATGGCAAAAGCTTACCCAAAGTACTACCAAGGACCAACCGTCATAAAGCAGATGCCAGTAAAAACTACTGTACCATGTACAAAATGCGGCACAActcag ATGGTATTCACCAGCGATCCTCACAAAAACTACCTCCTTGTGCAGATTAATTCAACTGGTGAAAAAGAGTTAAGCAGAGGTCagcaagcatttatttct GTCAATGGCACTACGTTTTCCTTCAAGGATAATGGTATACTTATTGTTGTAGTTGATGCCTGCATCGGCACAGTGTCGGGAAGCAGATCATTTTCTGGAGTAGACATTAAGCATGTAGATGGGTATTTAACATCTGGAATTCCACAAAG GTCTATTGTTCTACTGAGCACAAGAGGTGATGTAGCAATTCCTAATAATTTATCAGAAGCCTTAATGTCCCTGGGGACAGCCAAACCACCTTATCTTCAGAGCAACG GAAGCCTGGCCTTTCTGGGCTTCAGAGGAAACTTTAAGCCATCCTGGATTAAGCTGTTTACTGGTCCTGCTGGGCATGGGCTTGTTCAGATAGAAAAGTATATCCCTTTACAACTGGAAGAGTATGGCTGTGCCAGAGCAATCAAAAGCCGACGGAAAGACCTCGAGCTTCTGAAGAAGGCTACACAATCTCATTAA